The following are encoded in a window of Clupea harengus unplaced genomic scaffold, Ch_v2.0.2, whole genome shotgun sequence genomic DNA:
- the LOC122130098 gene encoding centromere/kinetochore protein zw10 homolog, whose protein sequence is MCSSAEIPLLRVLMSELTIQKETLLYHLGDEWAKMVTWTLPPTTKELTSPEAFLGVKLHLSREGKAYEPDLANVLQALAVRGDLQRKIKQFAQLLVKYMLRPVILHPSLVVEVTEQLSPCGVAFTAISLASRETVAQHREPPELYQQVLAVLKALHGHPFNALVGEQKVCEMLGDLIWEELSENIIQDCLVHSIPAKSSQLDKYSEVITQTQGFEGSLREMGYLREEATDLLKYAQNYNRHFISRKCQDVIVEARRLMTSEIHDTVKISPDYKLSLPAMPRPVGDKRKRGGPKAEAPTLALEAPGDQQQQQQQQMEARTMALPACRVSRSAQQILELAITTLAEAADRSNTSAIQILYAVRNIFHLFCNVVPTYHEESLLKLPQLAAIHHNDCMFLAHHLITLGHHFGPVFTTDYTVCSFVDLVPSLRRQGTRCFMSQMVVLRGEILESLSTARDFSNLEDKVNSETANKAVRQVVLQLKRVGRVWQDVLPVNIYCKAMGTLLNTAISELIARILALEDISSEEANFLHGLFEHILVQGPQVFTPVLEEKENRRYQEEVSVYVTKWMAFKELAMVLLANLNDILNRWAESKGPLALAFSYNEVKGLIRALFQNTDRRAAALAQIGPSF, encoded by the exons ATGTGCAGCAGTGCAGAGATCCCCCTGCTGAGAGTGCTAATGTCAGAGCTGACCATCCAGAAGGAGACCCTCCTCTACCACCTGGGGGATGAGTGGGCCAAGATGGTCACGTGGACCCTGCCCCCAACAACtaaag AGCTCACCTCTCCAGAGGCCTTCCTGGGCGTGAAGCTGCACCTGAGCCGAGAGGGCAAGGCCTACGAGCCCGACCTGGCCAACGTCCTGCAGGCGCTCGCCGTCCGCGGAGACCTCCAGCGCAAGATCAAGCAGTTCG CCCAGCTGCTGGTGAAGTACATGTTGAGGCCGGTGATCCTCCACCCGTCTCTGGTGGTGGAGGTGACGGAGCAGCTGTCACCCTGCGGCGTGGCGTTCACGGCTATCAGCCTCGCCAGCCGCGAGACCGTCGCACAGCACCGTGAGCCCCCAGAGCTCTACCAGCAGGTCCTCGCCGTCCTCAAGGCCCTACACGGGCACCCCTTCA ATGCCTTGGTGGGGGAGCAGAAGGTGTGTGAGATGCTGGGCGACCTGATCTGGGAGGAGCTGTCGGAGAACATTATCCAGGACTGCCTGGTGCACTCGATCCCAGCCAAGAGCAGCCAGCTCGACAAGTACTCTGAG GTGATCACCCAGACCCAGGGCTTTGAGGGATCCCTGCGTGAGATGGGCTACCTGAGGGAGGAGGCCACGGACCTGCTGAAGTACGCCCAGAACTACAACCGCCACTTCATCAGCAGGAAGTGCCAGGATGTGATCGTGGAGGCACGCCGCCTCATGACCTCCGAGATCCACGACACCGTCAAA ATCTCCCCCGACTACAAGCTGTCTCTCCCGGCGATGCCCCGCCCCGTGGGGGACAAGAGGAAGCGGGGCGGCCCGAAGGCGGAGGCTCCTACCCTGGCCCTGGAGGCCCCGGgggatcagcagcagcagcagcagcagcagatggagGCGCGCACCATGGCCCTCCCTGCCTGCCGCGTCAGCCGCTCTGCACAGCAGATCCTGGAGCTGGCCATCACCACACTGGCCGAGGCTGCTGACCGATCCAACACAAG TGCCATCCAGATCCTGTATGCCGTGAGGAACATATTCCATTTGTTCTGCAACGTTGTTCCCACATATCACGA AGAGAGCTTGCTGAAGCTACCCCAGTTGGCAGCTATCCATCATAACGACTGCATGTTCCTGGCCCACCACCTCATCACACTGGGCCACCATTTTGGCCCGGTGTTCACCACCGACTACACCGTCTGCTCCTTCGTGGACCTCGTCCCCAGTCTGAGAAGACAAG gcacTCGCTGCTTCATGAGCCAGATGGTCGTGCTTAGAGGGGAGATCCTGGAGAGTCTGTCCACCGCCAGGGACTTCTCCAACCTGGAGGACAAGGTCAACTCAGAGACGGCCAACAAGGCCGTACGGCAG GTGGTTCTCCAGCTGAAGAGGGTGGGCAGAGTGTGGCAGGACGTGCTCCCTGTGAACATCTACTGCAAGGCCATGGGGACGCTCCTCAACACAGCCATCAGCGAGCTCATCGCCAGGATACTGGCACTCGAG GACATCTCTTCGGAGGAGGCCAACTTCCTCCACGGCCTCTTTGAGCACATCCTGGTGCAGGGCCCCCAGGTCTTCACCCCCgtgctggaggagaaggagaacaggaggtACCAGGAGGAGGTGTCTGTGTACGTCACCAAGTGGATGGCCTTCAAGGAGCTCGCCATGGTGCTGCTGGCCAACCTCAACGACATCCTCAACAG GTGGGCAGAGAGCAAGGGTCCACTGGCGCTCGCTTTCTCCTACAACGAGGTCAAGGGTCTGATCCGAGCCCTCTTCCAGAACACGGACCGCAGAGCGGCCGCCCTTGCTCAGATCGGACCCAGTTTTTGA
- the LOC122130100 gene encoding myeloid-associated differentiation marker homolog, with the protein MPFIFPHTSRLLWVRTAALVCTCVTFSVASHGAHLGNGGDLFMFCWSFSFAGTLLILLVELLGLQTRAPVSWTNFPITFACYATLLCLTASVAFPINFLKGSQPQGEARDHRIVATVFSCLATVAYLVEVSLARARPGEVAGYMATTPGLLKVCETFVACVIFVFISEPVSYDRYPALKWCLAVYIICFVLSAAVVVLCVGECTGCLPFPFSRFLSAYSFLAVAMYLTATIIWPVFQFDSRYSNRGSRPPYCSSPGTCAWDKVVAVAVLTALNLLIYLADLAHSARLVFVSGY; encoded by the coding sequence ATGCCTTTCATTTTCCCACACACTTCGCGGCTGCTGTGGGTGCGCACGGCGGCGCTGGTGTGCACGTGCGTGACGTTCAGCGTGGCGTCTCACGGCGCTCACCTGGGCAACGGCGGCGACCTCTTCATGTTCTGCTGGAGCTTCAGCTTCGCCGGCACCCTGCTCATCCTCCTGGTGGAGCTGCTGGGCCTGCAGACGCGCGCGCCCGTCTCCTGGACCAACTTCCCCATCACCTTCGCCTGCTACGCCACCCTGCTGTGCCTCACCGCGTCCGTGGCCTTCCCCATCAACTTCCTCAAGGGCAGCCAGCCGCAGGGCGAGGCGCGCGACCACCGCATCGTCGCCACCGTCTTCTCCTGCCTGGCCACGGTGGCGTACCTGGTGGAGGTGAGCCTGGCGCGGGCACGGCCGGGCGAGGTGGCGGGTTACATGGCCACCACGCCGGGCCTGCTGAAGGTGTGCGAGACGTTCGTGGCGTGCGTGATCTTCGTGTTCATCAGCGAGCCCGTGTCCTACGACCGCTACCCCGCGCTCAAGTGGTGCCTGGCCGTGTACATCATCTGCTTCGTGCTCTCGGCCGCCGTGGTGGTGCTGTGCGTGGGCGAGTGCACCGGCTGTCTCCCGTTCCCCTTCTCCCGCTTCCTGTCTGCCTACTCCTTCCTGGCTGTGGCCATGTATCTCACGGCGACCATCATCTGGCCGGTCTTCCAGTTCGACAGTCGTTATAGTAACAGGGGGTCGCGGCCCCCCTACTGCTCCAGCCCCGGCACGTGCGCCTGGGATAAGGTGGTCGCCGTGGCAGTGCTCACGGCGCTCAACCTGCTGATCTACCTGGCGGACTTGGCCCACTCGGCACGGTTGGTGTTTGTCAGCGGGTattga